A single region of the Desulfurellaceae bacterium genome encodes:
- a CDS encoding nuclear transport factor 2 family protein, whose translation MTPIDVAQAYYRALYGKEFEKVRAVAAPDMVFEDPTALAGSGLSSHLDSLASFLDYMAPSLREDTTVRIVKSFASNDRVVLYVEITGTAPAQYFGGPENETVEIKAEGLTVLQIQKGRVIRHTDYFDYPSLNAFVAAQLR comes from the coding sequence ATGACCCCTATAGACGTCGCTCAGGCGTATTACCGCGCCTTGTATGGTAAAGAGTTTGAGAAGGTGCGGGCAGTAGCTGCGCCGGATATGGTGTTTGAAGACCCGACAGCTCTTGCTGGGAGTGGTCTCTCCTCTCACCTGGATTCGCTCGCTTCCTTTTTAGACTATATGGCGCCCTCTCTCAGGGAGGACACCACGGTCCGTATCGTGAAGAGTTTTGCGTCGAACGACCGCGTGGTGCTGTATGTTGAAATCACAGGCACCGCGCCCGCCCAGTATTTTGGCGGTCCCGAAAATGAGACGGTGGAGATCAAAGCCGAAGGACTCACCGTGTTGCAGATCCAAAAGGGGCGGGTGATTCGCCATACCGATTACTTTGATTATCCCTCTTTGAACGCCTTTGTCGCTGCCCAACTTCGGTGA
- a CDS encoding helix-turn-helix domain-containing protein has protein sequence MNKALPVITESPQQLQRRVRAEPEARKRQRLQALYLLASGQAASRVALAALLAVHRHTIRAWLTQYEAGGLRALLTIKTAPGKRSTLPPAVLAHLHQRLAQPRGFTSYGEIQRYLAQEHHVHLCYSTVHGLVRYKLGAKPKAPRRAHPKKTLLRSPASAGP, from the coding sequence ATGAACAAAGCCCTCCCTGTGATTACCGAAAGCCCCCAGCAACTCCAAAGGCGGGTGAGAGCGGAGCCCGAGGCCCGCAAGCGCCAACGCTTACAAGCGCTGTATCTGCTGGCGAGTGGCCAAGCGGCATCCCGCGTCGCTCTGGCTGCCCTCCTCGCTGTCCATCGCCATACCATCCGGGCGTGGTTAACCCAGTATGAAGCGGGCGGGCTTCGCGCGCTGCTGACCATCAAGACAGCGCCCGGGAAACGGAGCACTCTCCCCCCGGCGGTCCTGGCACACCTCCACCAGCGCTTAGCGCAGCCTCGGGGCTTTACCAGCTACGGCGAGATTCAGCGCTATCTGGCCCAGGAGCACCACGTGCACCTCTGCTACAGTACCGTCCACGGGCTGGTCCGCTATAAGCTGGGCGCCAAGCCCAAAGCACCGCGGCGGGCGCATCCCAAAAAAACGCTGCTGAGGTCGCCCGCTTCCGCCGGACCCTAG